A DNA window from Ostrea edulis chromosome 5, xbOstEdul1.1, whole genome shotgun sequence contains the following coding sequences:
- the LOC125652150 gene encoding succinate dehydrogenase assembly factor 4, mitochondrial-like, whose product MSAVMRLVSHRIYGILNSGRSAVVLPVYRNHSEDGKGHRKGKTPAGKFDDPRQELETEEVVNMTVELEPLERFPNDTNPVTGEIGGPRGPEPTRYGDWERKGRVTDF is encoded by the exons ATGTCTGCTGTAATGAGACTTGTATCCCATCGCATTTACG GGATTTTAAATTCAGGAAGATCAGCAGTAGTTTTGCCAGTGTATCGTAATCACTCAGAAGATGGGAAAGGTCATCGTAAGGGAAAAACCCCAGCTggaaaatttgatgatcctcgACAAGAACTTGAAACTGAGGAGGTTGTGAATATGACTGTTGAACTTGAACCATTAGAGAGGTTTCCCAACGACACAAACCCCGTTACTGGGGAGATAGGTGGTCCTCGTGGACCAGAGCCAACTCGTTATGGCGACTGGGAGAGAAAAGGACGAGTGACGGACTTCTAA
- the LOC125649416 gene encoding nuclear cap-binding protein subunit 1-like: MSRRRRDSSDEEDVGHSARKRRRGSENIDIEERLESLITRVGEKSTSSLESNLEGLASVLEADLGNYKTKIMRILCSCVVKLPEKMAVYSTLIGLLNAKNYNCGGEFVEMLVRNLKEALKTGEYDNAKLIVRFIADCVNCHVIVAGSLLSMFDNFVEVTLEDNIPQVRSDWYVYAVLSALPWVAKELHEKKEAEFNKLLSTIDNYISKRQKIHVPALRVWTSDFPHPQEEYLDCLWAQIKNLKANKWSEKQITRPYLAFDGVLCEALQHTLPQIIPPSHNEENTYPLPKVVFRIFDYTDVPEGPVLPGSHSIERYLIEEQIDRILCTNFVERKDCAAALLSFPSKNKIPLNYMIVEVMFSQLFLLPRPPYLEIFYGSLLIELCKLQPGSMPQVLAQATEMLYERIDTMNVACMERFSNWFAYHLSNFQFRWSWEDWSTCCQMDPELPKPKFVKEVLLKALRLSYHQRMVETVPESFEALLPMKPHSEFKYEKEGAGSMPGTMVAHQLISSIKSKCTPEEAMVLLKDLPNPLSEEESDPTYHPLRIDVFVSVLLHLGNKSFSHSFAAIAKFHHILKLLADTEEGQIWLLRTMFEVWSSHQQMMVVLVDKLLKTQIVEPSAVANWLFSSEMQPEFTKFYVWEIMHATIKKMSKQVDKLQQDVEDAKDKLDAAKRKQADGLMEDDEDEVPTDEIIERMEERLEAAQNQQKRLFLIIFQRFIMILTDHLAKCEGNGIDYNTPWYKWVIERLQQIFLLHHELVYRYISTLESLLFTSDIDFHILEIFQQFCALRS; encoded by the exons ATGTCTCGTCGTCGAAGAGATTCAAGTGACGAGGAAGATG TGGGACATTCTGCAAGAAAGCGCAGACGAGGATCAGAAAATATTGACATAGAGGAAAGGTTGGAGTCTCTGATAACCAGAGTAGGCGAAAAG AGTACCTCATCGCTGGAGAGTAACTTGGAGGGGCTAGCTAGTGTACTAGAGGCAGACCTTGGGAATTACAAAACCAAGATCATGAGGATCCTGTGTTCCTG TGTAGTTAAGTTGCCCGAGAAGATGGCTGTGTACAGTACTCTGATTGGACTCCTGAATGCCAAGAACTACAACTGCGGAGGAGAG TTTGTAGAAATGCTTGTTAGAAATCTGAAGGAGGCACTGAAGACAGGGGAATATGACAATGCCAAGTTGATT GTTCGATTCATAGCAGATTGTGTGAACTGCCATGTGATTGTGGCTGGCTCCTTGTTGTCGATGTTTGATAATTTTGTGGAGGTGACGCTGGAGGACAACATCCCTCAG GTGCGCTCTGATTGGTATGTGTATGCAGTGCTCTCTGCCCTGCCCTGG GTTGCAAAAGAGTTACACGAAAAGAAAGAAGCTGAGTTTAACAAACTCTTATCAACCATTGATAATTACATAAG TAAAAGACAGAAGATTCATGTCCCAGCTCTGAGAGTGTGGACATCTGATTTTCCTCACCCCCAGGAGGAG TATTTAGACTGCCTCTGGGCCCAGATTAAGAATCTCAAGGCCAACAAGTGGTCCGAGAAGCAGATCACGAGACCGTACCTGGCCTTTGATGGAGTGTTGTGTGAGGCACTCCAACACACCCTCCCCCAGATAATCCCACCCTCACACAATGAGGAAAACACCTATCCTCTCCCCAAGGTGGTCTTCAGGATTTTCGATTATACAGACGTACCAGAG GGCCCCGTGTTGCCAGGGAGCCACTCCATAGAGAGATACCTAATAGAGGAACAGATCGACAGGATTCTTTGTACAAACTTCGTGGAGCGTAAAGATTG tgcTGCAGCATTACTAAGTTTTCCATCCAAAAACAAGATCCCCCTGAATTACATGATAGTGGAG GTGATGTTTTCACAGCTGTTTCTGCTGCCAAGACCCCCATACCTGGAGATTTTCTACGGATCATTACTGATAGAGCTTTGTAAACTACAGCCTGGGTCCATGCCACAAGTC TTAGCGCAAGCCACCGAGATGTTGTACGAGAGAATTGACACCATGAATGTTGCCTGTATGGAAAG GTTCTCCAACTGGTTTGCCTACCACCTGAGCAACTTCCAGTTCAGGTGGAGCTGGGAAGACTGGTCAACCTGTTGTCAGATGGACCCAGAATTACCCAAACCCAAATTTGTCAAGGAGGTGCTTCTGAAAGCTTTGAG GTTGTCTTACCACCAGCGAATGGTAGAAACTGTCCCTGAGAGTTTTGAAGCCCTGCTTCCAATGAAACCTCACTCTGAATTCAAATACGAGAAGGAGGGGGCAGGGTCAATGCCAGGAACCATGGTGGCTCATCAGCTGATCTCCTCCATCAAGTCTAAGTGTACCCCCGAGGAAGCCATGGTGTTACTCAAAGATCTCCCCAACCCACTCAGTGAGGAGGAAA GTGACCCGACCTACCACCCACTCAGAATTGATGTTTTTGTCTCTGTCTTACTTCACCTTGGCAACAAGTCATTCAGCCATTCATTTGCAGCCATAGCCaa ATTTCATCACATTTTAAAGCTTCTAGCAGACACAGAGGAGGGACAAATCTGGTTACTCCGTACAATGTTTGAAGTCTGGAGTTCGCATCAACAG ATGATGGTGGTGCTGGTTGACAAGTTGCTAAAGACTCAGATCGTAGAACCTTCTGCTGTCGCCAACTGGTTATTCTCCAGTGAAATGCAGCCAGAATTTACCAA ATTCTACGTGTGGGAGATCATGCATGCAACAATAAAAAAGATGAGTAAACAGGTAGACAAATTACAGCAGGACGTGGAAGATGCAAAGGATAAACTTGACGCAGCAAAGAGAAAG CAAGCAGATGGTTTGATGGAGGATGATGAAGATGAAGTTCCAACAGATGAAATCATTGAGAGGATGGAAGAGAGGCTTGAGGCTGCTCAGAACCAACAAAAACGACTCTTCCTTATCATTTTCCAG agaTTTATTATGATTCTGACAGACCATTTGGCAAAGTGTGAAGGGAATGGCATCGACTACAATACACCTTGGTACAAATGGGTTATTGAACGATTGCAGCAAATATTTTTACTG CACCACGAGCTGGTCTATCGCTACATCAGCACACTGGAGTCTCTGCTCTTCACAAGTGACATTGACTTTCATATTCTGGAAATATTCCAACAGTTTTGTGCTCTTCGTTCCTAA